A window of Panicum virgatum strain AP13 chromosome 8K, P.virgatum_v5, whole genome shotgun sequence contains these coding sequences:
- the LOC120645236 gene encoding dextranase isoform X1 yields MAAGDTATVFLETTLGTRIVVSFPAGATTVADLKGRVSAEHAACFPRTGPIAVTSLQVKLDGSWFQLTDSMPVRAAFEWVKGPWRLLAEAHELRSHPLARKDAKCGTSDAEPSAGRPLISENPTQTQYLLPPAGSQGGVSLASGGGVSDTPQINQQDKPQEGDEHALGQGKDGTTMPQKSSDLDLAAGDSDTLLPNQEDKPQECLDLASGQIEDGITMPQESSDIDLATGNSGTPLANQEDKPQGCVEHASGQLEDGITMPQESSDIDLATGDNGTPLANQEDKPQECVEHASGQLEDGITMPQESSDIDLATGDNGTPLANQDKPQECVGHASSQLEDGISMAQESSDINLATGDSGTPLANQEDKPQECAEHASGQLEDEIITPQKSSDFDLAAGDSDAPPMNQQDKSHDAVDHASVQSEDKPTMHQESSDLGAAVGKGNGPVGGQQKDIITELRGKKRVREEDKANESIVVNCGDNLSSLANSTCNAELSKKKSCVTEQAKLNSVPLQYDLEDHSHGLGENPSGGQKETSTASVHNVESRNNESDIPPGIESMERGKSSDREVKTNRGDEEPRIAGCGGESSCKRTDDPHCVESMKEDVKGPVSNSHCHDKGKNEGATSDDNIERICFRRRHKRIVVRKVPISKAIKIYPISHSFGVHEVDEWDQLADTCCIF; encoded by the exons ATGGCCGCCGGCGACACCGCGACGGTCTTCCTGGAGACGACCCTCGGCACCCGCATCGTCGTCTCCTTCCCCGCCGGCGCTACCACCGTCGCCGACCTCAAGG GCCGAGTGAGCGCGGAGCACGCCGCCTGTTTCCCCCGCACCGGGCCAATCGCCGTCACGTCCTTGCAG GTTAAGCTCGATGGCTCCTGGTTTCAGCTCACCGATTCTATGCCTGTGCGAGCTGCTTTCGAGTGGGTTAAGGGGCCCTGGCGCCTCCTGGCTGAGGCTCATGAGCTTCGCTCTCATCCGCTTGCTCGCAAGGATGCCAAGTGTGGAACTAGTGATGCTGAACCAAGTGCTGGCCGTCCTCTCATCTCCGAGAACCCCACGCAGACGCAGTACTTGTTGCCTCCTGCAGGGTCTCAGGGAGGTGTCAGTCTTGCCTCTGGTGGTGGCGTCAGTGACACCCCACAGATAAATCAGCAGGATAAACCTCAGGAAGGTGATGAGCATGCCTTGGGTCAGGGCAAAGATGGAACTACCATGCCACAGAAAAGTTCAGATCTTGATTTAGCCGCAGGCGACAGTGACACCCTACTGCCGAACCAGGAGGACAAACCTCAGGAATGTCTTGATCTTGCCTCTGGTCAGATCGAGGATGGAATTACCATGCCTCAAGAAAGTTCAGATATTGATTTAGCTACAGGCAACAGTGGCACCCCACTGGCAAACCAGGAGGACAAACCTCAGGGATGTGTTGAGCATGCCTCCGGTCAGCTCGAAGATGGAATTACCATGCCTCAAGAAAGTTCAGATATTGATTTAGCCACAGGCGACAATGGTACCCCACTGGCAAACCAGGAGGACAAACCTCAGGAATGTGTTGAGCATGCCTCCGGTCAGCTCGAAGATGGAATTACCATGCCTCAAGAAAGTTCAGATATTGATTTAGCCACAGGCGACAATGGCACCCCACTGGCAAACCAGGACAAACCTCAGGAATGTGTTGGGCATGCCTCCAGTCAGCTCGAAGATGGAATTTCCATGGCTCAAGAAAGTTCAGATATTAATTTAGCCACAGGAGACAGTGGCACCCCACTGGCAAACCAGGAGGACAAACCTCAGGAATGTGCTGAGCATGCTTCCGGCCAGCTCGAAGATGAAATCATCACGCCTCAAAAAAGTTCAGATTTTGACTTAGCAGCAGGCGACAGTGACGCCCCACCAATGAACCAGCAGGACAAATCTCATGATGCTGTTGACCATGCCTCTGTTCAGAGTGAAGATAAGCCTACCATGCATCAAGAAAGTTCAGACCTTGGTGCAGCAGTAGGCAAAGGGAATGGTCCTGTTGGGGGTCAACAAAAGGACATCATCACAGAACTAAGAGGGAAGAAACGTGTTAGGGAGGAAGATAAAGCCAATGAAAGCATCGTTGTAAACTGTGGTGACAATCTTTCCTCTCTTGCTAACTCCACTTGTAATGCTGAATTATCTAAGAAAAAGAGTTGTGTGACTGAGCAAGCAAAATTGAACAGTGTCCCCTTGCAATATGATTTGGAAGACCATTCACATGGTTTGGGGGAAAATCCCTCTGGTGGCCAGAAGGAGACCTCGACAGCTAGTGTGCATAATGTTGAAAGCAGAAACAATGAATCAGATATCCCACCTGGGATTGAGTCCATGGAAAGAGGAAAGTCTTCAGACAGAGAAGTGAAGACAAATAGAGGTGACGAGGAACCACGGATAGCTGGATGTGGTGGTGAAAGCAGCTGCAAAAGAACAGATGATCCACACTGTGTTGAATCGATGAAAGAAGATGTCAAGGGGCCAGTTTCCAATAGCCATTGTCATGACAAAGGGAAAAATGAAGGAGCCACATCAGATGATAACATAGAACGGATTTGTTTCAGAAGAAGGCACAAGCGGATTGTTGTGCGCAAAGTGCCTATAAGCAAGGCAATAAAGATATATCCTATCAG CCATTCTTTTGGAGTTCATGAAGTGGACGAATGGGATCAGCTTGCTGACACGTGCTGTATCTTTTGA
- the LOC120645235 gene encoding probable beta-D-xylosidase 2, translating into MRRRALLLLLLLLAAASALSAAAARAAFACAPGGPATSLPFCRRSLPARARARDLVSRLTRAEKVRLLVNNAAGVPRLGVAGYEWWSEALHGVSDTGPGVRFGGAFPGATAFPQVIGAAAALNASLWELVGRAVSDEARAMYNGGAAGLTFWSPNVNIFRDPRWGRGQETPGEDPAVSSRYAAAYVRGLQQQDRRSGGGLKLAACCKHFTAYDLDRWGGTDRFHFNAIVAPQDLEDTFNAPFRACVRDGGAAAVMCSYNQVNGVPTCADQAFLKGTIRRQWGLDGYIVSDCDSVGVLFRDQRYTRTAEDAAAAALRAGLDLDCGPFLAQYTEPALAAGKLSDADVDAALLNTVAVQVRLGMFDGDPAAGPFGHLGPRDVCAPPHQELALEAARQSVVLLKNDKGKHRAGVLPLRPAAHRVVAVVGPHAEATVAMIGNYAGKPCRYTTPLRGVAGYVKQAVHQAGCADVACAGGQQPIAAAVDAARRADATIVVAGLDQNVEAEGLDRSSLLLPGRQAELISAVAKAAKGPVVLVLMSGGPIDIAFALNDPRIAAILWAGYPGQAGGQAIADVIFGHHNPGGKLPMTWYPQEYLQKAPMTNMAMRANPKTGYPGRTYRFYTGPTILPFGHGLSYTQFTHSLAHAPAQLTVQLAGGHAASAAASLPNATRSGGGARAVRVAHARCEGLAVPVHVDVRNVGGRDGAHAVLVYHAAPRGAVAGAPARQLVAFEKVHVPAGGVARLEMAVGVCEGLSVADRDGVRRIPVGEHSLMIGELTHSVTIGVEQLGV; encoded by the exons atgcggcgccgcgccctcctcctcctcctgctcctgctcgccgcggcgtcggcgttgtcagcggcggcggcgcgcgcggcgttcGCGTGCGCCCCGGGCGGGCCGGCGACGTCGCTGCCGTTCTGCCGGCGGTCGCTGCCGGCGCGGGCCCGCGCGCGGGACCTGGTGTCGCGGCTGACCCGCGCGGAGAAGGTGCGGCTGCTGGTGAACAACGCGGCGGGGGTGCCCCGGCTGGGCGTGGCCGGGTACGAGTGGTGGTCGGAGGCGCTGCACGGCGTGTCGGACACGGGGCCCGGGGTGCGGTTCGGCGGCGCGTTCCCCGGCGCCACCGCGTTCCCGCAGGtcatcggcgccgccgccgcgctcaacGCCTCGCTCTGGGAGCTCGTCGGCCGG GCGGTGTCGGACGAGGCGCGCGCCATGTacaacggcggcgcggcggggctgaCCTTCTGGTCCCCGAACGTCAACATCTTCCGCGACCCGCGGTGGGGCCGCGGCCAGGAGACCCCCGGCGAGGACCCCGCCGTCTCCTCCCGCTACGCCGCCGCCTACGTCCGCGGCCTCCAGCAGCAGGACcgccgctccggcggcggcctcaaGCTCGCCGCCTGCTGCAAGCACTTCACCGCCTACGACCTCGACCGCTGGGGCGGCACCGACCGCTTCCACTTCAACGCCATCGTGGCCCCGCAGGACCTCGAGGACACCTTCAACGCCCCCTTCCGCGCCTGcgtccgcgacggcggcgccgccgccgtcatgtGCTCCTACAACCAGGTCAACGGCGTCCCCACCTGCGCCGACCAGGCCTTCCTCAAGGGCACCATCCGCCGCCAGTGGGGCCTCGACGGCTACATCGTCTCCGACTGCGACTCCGTCGGCGTCCTCTTCCGGGACCAGCGCTACACCCGGACcgccgaggacgccgccgccgccgcgctccgcgccgGCCTCGACCTCGACTGCGGGCCCTTCCTCGCGCAGTACACGGagcccgccctcgccgccggcaagctctccgacgccgacgtcgacgccgcgCTGCTCAACACCGTCGCCGTGCAGGTGCGGCTCGGCATGTTTGACGGCGACCCCGCCGCGGGGCCGTTCGGGCACCTCGGCCCCCGCGACGtgtgcgcgccgccgcaccaGGAGCTCGCGCTCGAGGCGGCGCGCCAGAGCGTCGTGCTCCTCAAGAACGACAAGGGGAAGCACCGGGCCGGCGTGCTCCCGCTCCGCCCGGCGGCGCACCGGGTCGTCGCCGTCGTGGGGCCGCACGCCGAGGCCACGGTCGCCATGATCGGGAACTACGCCGGCAAGCCGTGCCGGTACACCACGCCGCTGCGGGGCGTCGCGGGGTACGTCAAGCAGGCGGTGCACCAGGCCGGATGCGCCGACGTGGCGTGCGCCGGAGGCCAGcagcccatcgccgccgccgtcgacgccgcgcgccgcgccgacgCCACCATCGTCGTCGCGGGGCTCGACCAGAACGTCGAGGCCGAGGGGCTGGACCGGTCGAGTCTTCTCCTCCCTGGACGGCAAGCGGAGCTCATCTCCGCCGTGGCCAAGGCGGCCAAGGGGCCCGTCGTCCTCGTGCTCATGTCCGGCGGCCCCATCGACATCGCCTTCGCGCTCAACGACCCCAGGATCGCCGCCATCCTGTGGGCGGGCTACCCCGGCCAGGCCGGCGGGCAGGCCATCGCCGACGTCATCTTCGGCCACCATAACCCAG GCGGGAAGCTGCCGATGACATGGTACCCGCAGGAGTACCTGCAGAAGGCGCCGATGACGAACATGGCGATGCGCGCCAACCCCAAGACGGGGTACCCCGGCCGGACCTACCGCTTCTACACGGGCCCGACGATCCTCCCGTTCGGCCACGGGCTCAGCTACACCCAGTTCACGCACTCGCTGGCGCACGCGCCGGCGCAGCTCACCgtgcagctcgccggcggccacgccgcctccgccgcggcgtcgcTCCCCAACGCGAcgcgatccggcggcggcgcccgcgccgtGCGCGTGGCGCACGCGCGCTGCGAGGGCCTGGCCGTGCCGGTGCACGTGGACGTGCGGAACGtcggcggccgcgacggcgcgCACGCGGTGCTCGTGTACCACGCGGCCCCGCGGGgcgccgtggccggcgcgccggcgcggcaGCTGGTGGCGTTCGAGAAGGTGCACgtgccggcgggcggcgtggcgcgcttGGAGATGGCCGTCGGCGTGTGCGAGGGGCTCAGCGTGGCGGACCGCGACGGCGTGCGGCGGATCCCCGTCGGCGAGCACAGCCTGATGATTGGCGAGCTGACGCACTCGGTCACGATCGGCGTCGAGCAGCTCGGGGTATAG
- the LOC120645236 gene encoding dextranase isoform X3 — MAAGDTATVFLETTLGTRIVVSFPAGATTVADLKGRVSAEHAACFPRTGPIAVTSLQVKLDGSWFQLTDSMPVRAAFEWVKGPWRLLAEAHELRSHPLARKDAKCGTSDAEPSAGRPLISENPTQTQYLLPPAGSQGGVSLASGGGVSDTPQINQQDKPQEGDEHALGQGKDGTTMPQKSSDLDLAAGDSDTLLPNQEDKPQECLDLASGQIEDGITMPQESSDIDLATGNSGTPLANQEDKPQGCVEHASGQLEDGITMPQESSDIDLATGDNGTPLANQEDKPQECVEHASGQLEDGITMPQESSDIDLATGDNGTPLANQDKPQECVGHASSQLEDGISMAQESSDINLATGDSGTPLANQEDKPQECAEHASGQLEDEIITPQKSSDFDLAAGDSDAPPMNQQDKSHDAVDHASVQSEDKPTMHQESSDLGAAVGKGNGPVGGQQKDIITELRGKKRVREEDKANESIVVNCGDNLSSLANSTCNAELSKKKSCVTEQAKLNSVPLQYDLEDHSHGLGENPSGGQKETSTASVHNVESRNNESDIPPGIESMERGKSSDREVKTNRGDEEPRIAGCGGESSCKRTDDPHCVESMKEDVKGPVSNSHCHDKGKNEGATSDDNIERICFRRRHKRIVVRKVPISKAIKIYPIRG, encoded by the exons ATGGCCGCCGGCGACACCGCGACGGTCTTCCTGGAGACGACCCTCGGCACCCGCATCGTCGTCTCCTTCCCCGCCGGCGCTACCACCGTCGCCGACCTCAAGG GCCGAGTGAGCGCGGAGCACGCCGCCTGTTTCCCCCGCACCGGGCCAATCGCCGTCACGTCCTTGCAG GTTAAGCTCGATGGCTCCTGGTTTCAGCTCACCGATTCTATGCCTGTGCGAGCTGCTTTCGAGTGGGTTAAGGGGCCCTGGCGCCTCCTGGCTGAGGCTCATGAGCTTCGCTCTCATCCGCTTGCTCGCAAGGATGCCAAGTGTGGAACTAGTGATGCTGAACCAAGTGCTGGCCGTCCTCTCATCTCCGAGAACCCCACGCAGACGCAGTACTTGTTGCCTCCTGCAGGGTCTCAGGGAGGTGTCAGTCTTGCCTCTGGTGGTGGCGTCAGTGACACCCCACAGATAAATCAGCAGGATAAACCTCAGGAAGGTGATGAGCATGCCTTGGGTCAGGGCAAAGATGGAACTACCATGCCACAGAAAAGTTCAGATCTTGATTTAGCCGCAGGCGACAGTGACACCCTACTGCCGAACCAGGAGGACAAACCTCAGGAATGTCTTGATCTTGCCTCTGGTCAGATCGAGGATGGAATTACCATGCCTCAAGAAAGTTCAGATATTGATTTAGCTACAGGCAACAGTGGCACCCCACTGGCAAACCAGGAGGACAAACCTCAGGGATGTGTTGAGCATGCCTCCGGTCAGCTCGAAGATGGAATTACCATGCCTCAAGAAAGTTCAGATATTGATTTAGCCACAGGCGACAATGGTACCCCACTGGCAAACCAGGAGGACAAACCTCAGGAATGTGTTGAGCATGCCTCCGGTCAGCTCGAAGATGGAATTACCATGCCTCAAGAAAGTTCAGATATTGATTTAGCCACAGGCGACAATGGCACCCCACTGGCAAACCAGGACAAACCTCAGGAATGTGTTGGGCATGCCTCCAGTCAGCTCGAAGATGGAATTTCCATGGCTCAAGAAAGTTCAGATATTAATTTAGCCACAGGAGACAGTGGCACCCCACTGGCAAACCAGGAGGACAAACCTCAGGAATGTGCTGAGCATGCTTCCGGCCAGCTCGAAGATGAAATCATCACGCCTCAAAAAAGTTCAGATTTTGACTTAGCAGCAGGCGACAGTGACGCCCCACCAATGAACCAGCAGGACAAATCTCATGATGCTGTTGACCATGCCTCTGTTCAGAGTGAAGATAAGCCTACCATGCATCAAGAAAGTTCAGACCTTGGTGCAGCAGTAGGCAAAGGGAATGGTCCTGTTGGGGGTCAACAAAAGGACATCATCACAGAACTAAGAGGGAAGAAACGTGTTAGGGAGGAAGATAAAGCCAATGAAAGCATCGTTGTAAACTGTGGTGACAATCTTTCCTCTCTTGCTAACTCCACTTGTAATGCTGAATTATCTAAGAAAAAGAGTTGTGTGACTGAGCAAGCAAAATTGAACAGTGTCCCCTTGCAATATGATTTGGAAGACCATTCACATGGTTTGGGGGAAAATCCCTCTGGTGGCCAGAAGGAGACCTCGACAGCTAGTGTGCATAATGTTGAAAGCAGAAACAATGAATCAGATATCCCACCTGGGATTGAGTCCATGGAAAGAGGAAAGTCTTCAGACAGAGAAGTGAAGACAAATAGAGGTGACGAGGAACCACGGATAGCTGGATGTGGTGGTGAAAGCAGCTGCAAAAGAACAGATGATCCACACTGTGTTGAATCGATGAAAGAAGATGTCAAGGGGCCAGTTTCCAATAGCCATTGTCATGACAAAGGGAAAAATGAAGGAGCCACATCAGATGATAACATAGAACGGATTTGTTTCAGAAGAAGGCACAAGCGGATTGTTGTGCGCAAAGTGCCTATAAGCAAGGCAATAAAGATATATCCTATCAG GGGGTGA
- the LOC120645236 gene encoding dextranase isoform X2: MAAGDTATVFLETTLGTRIVVSFPAGATTVADLKGRVSAEHAACFPRTGPIAVTSLQVKLDGSWFQLTDSMPVRAAFEWVKGPWRLLAEAHELRSHPLARKDAKCGTSDAEPSAGRPLISENPTQTQYLLPPAGSQGGVSLASGGGVSDTPQINQQDKPQEGDEHALGQGKDGTTMPQKSSDLDLAAGDSDTLLPNQEDKPQECLDLASGQIEDGITMPQESSDIDLATGNSGTPLANQEDKPQGCVEHASGQLEDGITMPQESSDIDLATGDNGTPLANQEDKPQECVEHASGQLEDGITMPQESSDIDLATGDNGTPLANQDKPQECVGHASSQLEDGISMAQESSDINLATGDSGTPLANQEDKPQECAEHASGQLEDEIITPQKSSDFDLAAGDSDAPPMNQQDKSHDAVDHASVQSEDKPTMHQESSDLGAAVGKGNGPVGGQQKDIITELRGKKRVREEDKANESIVVNCGDNLSSLANSTCNAELSKKKSCVTEQAKLNSVPLQYDLEDHSHGLGENPSGGQKETSTASVHNVESRNNESDIPPGIESMERGKSSDREVKTNRGDEEPRIAGCGGESSCKRTDDPHCVESMKEDVKGPVSNSHCHDKGKNEGATSDDNIERICFRRRHKRIVVRKVPISKAIKIYPIRC, translated from the exons ATGGCCGCCGGCGACACCGCGACGGTCTTCCTGGAGACGACCCTCGGCACCCGCATCGTCGTCTCCTTCCCCGCCGGCGCTACCACCGTCGCCGACCTCAAGG GCCGAGTGAGCGCGGAGCACGCCGCCTGTTTCCCCCGCACCGGGCCAATCGCCGTCACGTCCTTGCAG GTTAAGCTCGATGGCTCCTGGTTTCAGCTCACCGATTCTATGCCTGTGCGAGCTGCTTTCGAGTGGGTTAAGGGGCCCTGGCGCCTCCTGGCTGAGGCTCATGAGCTTCGCTCTCATCCGCTTGCTCGCAAGGATGCCAAGTGTGGAACTAGTGATGCTGAACCAAGTGCTGGCCGTCCTCTCATCTCCGAGAACCCCACGCAGACGCAGTACTTGTTGCCTCCTGCAGGGTCTCAGGGAGGTGTCAGTCTTGCCTCTGGTGGTGGCGTCAGTGACACCCCACAGATAAATCAGCAGGATAAACCTCAGGAAGGTGATGAGCATGCCTTGGGTCAGGGCAAAGATGGAACTACCATGCCACAGAAAAGTTCAGATCTTGATTTAGCCGCAGGCGACAGTGACACCCTACTGCCGAACCAGGAGGACAAACCTCAGGAATGTCTTGATCTTGCCTCTGGTCAGATCGAGGATGGAATTACCATGCCTCAAGAAAGTTCAGATATTGATTTAGCTACAGGCAACAGTGGCACCCCACTGGCAAACCAGGAGGACAAACCTCAGGGATGTGTTGAGCATGCCTCCGGTCAGCTCGAAGATGGAATTACCATGCCTCAAGAAAGTTCAGATATTGATTTAGCCACAGGCGACAATGGTACCCCACTGGCAAACCAGGAGGACAAACCTCAGGAATGTGTTGAGCATGCCTCCGGTCAGCTCGAAGATGGAATTACCATGCCTCAAGAAAGTTCAGATATTGATTTAGCCACAGGCGACAATGGCACCCCACTGGCAAACCAGGACAAACCTCAGGAATGTGTTGGGCATGCCTCCAGTCAGCTCGAAGATGGAATTTCCATGGCTCAAGAAAGTTCAGATATTAATTTAGCCACAGGAGACAGTGGCACCCCACTGGCAAACCAGGAGGACAAACCTCAGGAATGTGCTGAGCATGCTTCCGGCCAGCTCGAAGATGAAATCATCACGCCTCAAAAAAGTTCAGATTTTGACTTAGCAGCAGGCGACAGTGACGCCCCACCAATGAACCAGCAGGACAAATCTCATGATGCTGTTGACCATGCCTCTGTTCAGAGTGAAGATAAGCCTACCATGCATCAAGAAAGTTCAGACCTTGGTGCAGCAGTAGGCAAAGGGAATGGTCCTGTTGGGGGTCAACAAAAGGACATCATCACAGAACTAAGAGGGAAGAAACGTGTTAGGGAGGAAGATAAAGCCAATGAAAGCATCGTTGTAAACTGTGGTGACAATCTTTCCTCTCTTGCTAACTCCACTTGTAATGCTGAATTATCTAAGAAAAAGAGTTGTGTGACTGAGCAAGCAAAATTGAACAGTGTCCCCTTGCAATATGATTTGGAAGACCATTCACATGGTTTGGGGGAAAATCCCTCTGGTGGCCAGAAGGAGACCTCGACAGCTAGTGTGCATAATGTTGAAAGCAGAAACAATGAATCAGATATCCCACCTGGGATTGAGTCCATGGAAAGAGGAAAGTCTTCAGACAGAGAAGTGAAGACAAATAGAGGTGACGAGGAACCACGGATAGCTGGATGTGGTGGTGAAAGCAGCTGCAAAAGAACAGATGATCCACACTGTGTTGAATCGATGAAAGAAGATGTCAAGGGGCCAGTTTCCAATAGCCATTGTCATGACAAAGGGAAAAATGAAGGAGCCACATCAGATGATAACATAGAACGGATTTGTTTCAGAAGAAGGCACAAGCGGATTGTTGTGCGCAAAGTGCCTATAAGCAAGGCAATAAAGATATATCCTATCAG GTGTTAA